catattttattatcatgaaaagtaaacatggcaataagtatcctaattgttttaaggctcgcgactggtgaaaaactttcatcataaccttttgtcaccaatcgagctttaaaagtgtttatattaccgtccatatcagtcttcctttgaagacccatttttacctcattgtcttacaattgggtggaagattaatcaagtctcatacttgattatccttcatggactgcatatctgtattcataaaatctagtcattttcagattcaagatctgatatggcctcacgcagctagagggttcatcataatcccttagttgaggtttatctgaattaatcagataattaaacctcataagccgatgagttctactagatctataaagtgcaggtgtaacacgttctagctcaccaacagtgcgctcagtttcaacgtgtggattgctagtgcttactgaaggtatgttactttaaagtacttgaattttttcaaaatctactttactcccactgatttcttttaagagaagatctctttccaggaattcagcagaccgagcagaaaacacgttgtcttcagcttggtagtaaaagtagtaacccattgtttcctttatgtatcgtacaaagtaacattagatagttctgggttctaatttgtttgaagtgtcatgcttcacctatgctttacaaccccagactttcagataagacaacttgggattcttcccatgccataactcatatggtgtcttttctaccttcataattgaaatcacattgagtatgcctgtagcagactctcatgcatatccctaaaagacggtagtagagaaatcagactcatcataaatcaaactatatcaattaaagttcgattcctcttactcagacacaccatcgtgttgtggtgtgtaaggtagagtgaactatgagacaatcccacaatttttTAGGTGGTCTAaaaaaaaactcttgactcataaacttacttactccatcggagcgaagtgctttaatggtctttccaagctgattatctaattcattttggaatacttttaaatgttaaaatagctttatgtttatgtttcagtaagtgaacataatcatagctactgtactcataagtaaatgtaatgaagtaaaattaactaaatctatacattgttcttaaagggctacatacaacagtatgtattagtcctgaaAGATCTtcagctcttttacctaaatcggagaaagaagcatttgtcatcttttcacataaacatgactcgcatacatcaaatgactcagagtcaattgattccaaaagtccattagattggagttttgaaatgcattgtttgtttatatgacaatgtcatagataggtcttattcaagtcttgcttgaagactttggcgatgtaggtatacacataattctcatttgaaattacactatgcatatcaatttcaaaaataccatcacgtggataggtattaagataaatatattatccttagaaactaaaaatatctaagtgtgtaaatgcaagttcaaaactaacatctttcaaactatgtcgctcgcagtattgagagcataatgctattgttccaataaaacaataagaccacttaaagaagtaagttcagaggtaccaatagctttaacaaaagcttgatcccccttgcctacttgcaaatccagtgtgtctttcttcagtctattacttcttctcattcccttcatattgttacaggtgtgaaggccacaaccagttaacaaagatctaggaatcactagaagaagtatataactatatatggaatatacctgatttgctagtctcaccagcattgccttttctcagctcagattggaagataggactacttccttctccaattgccaacctttccacaatggaaacattcggcgtcttttgttgggctttccttcttggaaggtggaatatttttcctagcaaatgatttgtcatttttcttccacaaagtattcggcttattctttttcacccttcaatcctatttcttcctgatcatcgaacaacattcgataagcattttgctgagcagcagcaactgccacaacatgaggaaaggatatgggttctaaactttattcaacttccatTTATGTTTGAGATCAGTTGTCAGATTGCGGTGTCAGTttgggaagtttgaacattgagtttatccttctccaacaaagaagaaaGTGCTTTGGTTTgcattttgattgtttgacatctacaacagatatatgattcaatttagtattttcgatattgagctttaataaattaactatccaagtttttataattttttttttaaaaatcaattaatttacgaaagcctaagatccacatagaggttccatagccacatctgttgatcagctagcagttatggagtctattggtaggtagcgggtaccaattacattacaagtgcaactcttagatctttatgagacCTTGAGATATATGTAGTTCAACAAACCATTATTATCTACTGACATGTTTgtctcatccttgcctcgaactcaggtctcaccgtgaatacgattaagtcgtccaatttggaaacagtggaaattcacgccaGTCTTACTAGATTAGAAATTCCACCTCGTGGTTATAATTCACGCTAGTCTTAATAGGttaaaaaaataacgaggagtgtttgcaagctcattggatggcatgacctaATTTTGACGGGTATTTGAAAacgtttgtgtcaacgaataatgcatgcacacaagattcgctacactatttgttaaaaatcattttaaccaattatatatatcAGTCGTGTTTATGTGTCGggtttgttatttaatttctagcacaaaaataacaaatacacaaacgtttatcgttttaaaacagttttaaaagatgtcgtctaTATATATTATCAGAGTTTCAAAAatatttaacattaaactcgttagagtttaacttattttaaaatcatcaattttaatctttgaaactcgtttagagttttagttaatgtttccatcaaaaatatatatataatttgagtcttaaaattatttaactttaaactcgttatagagtttaactttttaaaatcatcaattttaatctttgaaactcgttaccggttttatttgatgttttcatcaaaacattatgcatatatatTAATccgaaaataaaacacaaccatgcatcacacacacatagcctagcccaaaaatcttatgcttgatcccatgagccgacatgagatcaagaggtcaaactaaggacagTATCATAACTCCCACTTGATCCAAGAGCCAAGTGAAAACTTAACGAACACCATCGTTGTTAACTTGATCCATCCTCCATTTTCTAAGCCAAACtccatgttgtattttatcttcaatcttcatcttgttacatttatttaaaattaaaaaatacaactaatctagcacttttacaaatttaaataaatctaaatacaatactatgaaattgaaaaataaatatatacaactttggcttcaaaatgaccTTTCTAATAGAATAAATAACCAACATAACATAATATTGtcataatcaacaatcacaacaatctcacataggtcggggcattatgggctatgtgtgcaatcataattttaataactacattattaatacCTAAGTATGGCTTGTCCaaggttacaatgcatgtgtataaccatggaataaaataaacaacaattattcaagccatagtaaataaattcaaaatttaaaactAGTGATGTTTCTTAGATCTTATTTGTGCGTCGTGAGGTTAAAATTTAAATCAACTAAGTTGACTTTAAAAACCGTAAAGGTTTCAATTTtatcaattcaccacaaagctagatTTAATAAAATCACATGacaattaaaatggtgtaaaagcggttcggataccactgatggaaaatcgtgtgtacttttagttcagattaacgcagcggatagttaaaataatagtcaattattattttataaaccatttacaaaattaaatattcatatatttaaatttaataaaacatgcacatgattaacgatcccaaagatccagttaccccactaataattgtcaaaatatgtaattcacaaagtgagtaaacgatatacatttcttgaagaaactgatgaacggagagaaacctttcttgaagaaactaattgaaggagagaaacctacgatcaaaagtatgaccgtctcttagggTAGTCCACactccacactacacttcaaacgacgccaatggatgctagtccaaacctaaGTACCGTaaattaatataatcaaattatattaatcaaCAATAAATAATACTCCTCGTATATGGTTTTTGAAAACCGAAAAAAGAAAGGATTTTGAttaatttatttttcgacgttcacATGAAAAAGATATGAATGGGATTCATTTTCATCTCATTAGTAAGCAAAACACATGTATATTATATACATGTTAACAATCCACGTAAAAACAAAAAACTTAGtggtttttcttttttcttttgtaACTCACGAACCAAGTAATATGAGTTGTATGCTTTTGTTTCTTATTTGCATTATCTCAAACACCCGTGAacctttaaatatattatattcataaaatcgtatttctcaaatactttaggaatatgttatgtaacttatgattaataatttttatcatatcgctttcatgtgaatagtaaattaattaatttcattttatttactattcatatgaatagtaaatgaattaatttcgatttactattttgttacttgagtaatatatatacatcatatatatattttatttgacgtctcggtgtatatgtgtgtgaccccgaaggctcaaatgaagttggccatatagttatatgttgtaccttgcacattaatcctacaataTTAATAACCAAAACTTCTATCTATTGAATGGAAAAATTTCTTTCTTAGCCAAAGGGAATATAAATTTGAGTAAAATACTGATGCGAGATATGTATGCTTTTGTTACTAACAAAGTCAACTATTAGTAGCACAATCCAAAGGAAATGACTATTTATACTTTTGGTAACTTAGAACTctagttttatttttataagtCATAATACTGAAATTGGAGTAATGGAATGAACAAGTGACCTAACACGAGTTTAGGTTATATATAAGCACATGAATATTCTTATACTGTACTATACACGAATCTGTTGAGTTGTACACGATCAAGAAATGAAGGTTGTTCACTCCATTTTACTTGCTGAGCCTCACTATTTAGAAAAAGTTGGTGATTTAATTAAACGGTAGCGCATTAAAAGTTTTATGTGCTTTCATAAATTAGGAAACAACTATTTATTACACAGAAGCAGTAGCGGATACAGAACTCATATCCAAAATTTGTTTTGATAGGATCAAAACAtgaaataattaaaatattaatataatctaATACGTAGAactttaacatataaatatataaaaaaaaaattcgattgcCGAGAGCAACTTACTCTAATTGCACTACACTGAATCTGCCCTTGCCCTGAAGGTAGACCATGAAGACATAAACATAATAGAGGAGTAACATACTAACATTTGGGAAAATATTATGTCCCGTTAACTGCAGGGCTGTAATTGTGCTCTGTTAGTTTAATTGGAGGGGCTTTTTATGCATTTAATAAATCGTTGAGGATAAATATATAATAACAACTAATTGTCAATAGCATCCCCTCTCTTATCATTGATGACAAAATTGACAATATATTGAATCACGAAACATATTCATGAACTTTGTATGATAGTAGCATTGCATGACATGGTTACTGTGCTAATTAGTAATGTACTATAAAtttaaatatgtttaatatataagccATAAACGTTTATAACACGTTTCAACATTTTTCACTCTGCTCATCATTTCCAATATTAATTTTGCAATGTCTCAAAATCTCCtcgtcgtgtatatatatatatattcttttagaAGTGAGTATACAGTGAAACAGAACTAATTTTAGAAAGATAACTCAGAGAACTGGTATTATAGACTCACACCACAAACTCATATAGATAATTTTTCCGAGTTCTCTCCTGAATTAGTTTTCTTCGAATCaccactgtatatatatatatactaacaatATTCTAACAGAGGTTCTGATAGACCACCCGAATCTTCATACTCGGCTGCATCTAATTCGCTCAAATGATGAGGAGGAAACACTTTTGGTAGAATGTATTGTCTTAATATGACGAGAAGGAAGAACGGCACAGGAAATAAAATTCCCGCAATTGGGATCCATGTCACACCGAAACACACTAGGAAGTAGACTATTTGGAAGACAGTGAATAACACTATGGTCTTATACGGCACGTACTTAACAAATGAAGAATGATCGTTTTCAAGAACCCTGCCAAATTTTGATCATTAAACAGTAATATCAGAAGTTTATAACCGacattttttattttttgtcaaaatagaCAAATCTTGGTCATTTTTCTGTTATCTTTGGGTTTCTTTGGTCAAAAAAGCACATATAAACAGGTTCAAAGGGCTCGCAAAGCGGGCCGGAAACCCAGTTATACCCAAAAAGGGCCTATCACTTAAAAAAGGTTAAAAATTTACGGGTCAAAACATCCTTGTGTCAGATTGGGTTGACCCGCTAGCAAGCCCCAACCCAGACCCATCAACCCAACCCAATGAGTGTGCTTTCCTGCTTTTAATCATTATAAAAAGTTAAAATCTTGTTAATTAAGTTTAAAACCAACATTTTTTGTCAAAATAGACAATACGAGGACATCTTTATGTTATCTTTTGGGTTTGTTTGGGCAAAAAAGCACATGTAAGTAGGTCCAAAGGGCCTATCACtataaaaagttaaaaaaaaaaaaaaaatattacgttCAAAACGGCGTTGCATTAGGTTGGGTTGACACGCTAACAAGCCCCAACCCAGAGACCCATTAACATTTTTCCTAAAAATATCAGTTACTGATAAAAAGTAAAAAACTTGTTAACTAACTTACTTGTAACTCTGTCCAGGAGGAATAAAAAGCAGTAAGATTCTTTCCCAAAATTGGTTTCCAGGAAGGCTGTCAATGGCCATATAACCGAAATAACCCCATAAAACTGAGGTCGGTATCATTTTAATGACGGGCATGGCACACATTGACGCTGCTACAAGAAGTGATTGTAGAAAATTGCTAAGTCTTTGCTCGTTAACTCGAACTGGTAAGTATGCATCAATGTGTTTCTCAGGATCAAACTTCTCCTGTGTATTTTCTCCACGGTTTGCTATACGCATTACTGCTTCTTTCAACTCTTTTAATTCACTAACGATCACACTTGTCTAATGATGATAAGCAAATACTTAGATGTCCAAGTTGGTGTTTTGATATAACTTTTTATATGCTAAATTAATGGAAAATAATGTGTTGCGTGGAATTCGCGTACTGCTAGTAGCATATATCAGATCCCTATAACccaatatataaaatgataaaaaaATGACATTTATGTGAAAAGGTAGACATTGTTTTTGAAATGAAATTAGAAGTGTAAAACATGGGGTATATATAAGAAATGTTATgttctcttaaaaaaaaaaaaaagtgtttgcTGTATGAAAAAAAGATGGAAACTTACGTTTTGGGAGTTGTCGATTTCTATGAACACATTTTGCATCTTGTTGTATATCTCAAAACCACTAGCATTCTCTTTTATGCTTTCATTGGCACCCTCCACCATCTTCTTCCTGATAATCTGGTAATGTAATTCGATTGTTATAAATTTGAACATATTGATACTATTGATGAAGCAGAATTTAAGTTTTATTGCTGTAAAAGTTTTCAGTTTGGACTTGCCTGTCGTTTAAGAACGGCTAGACTTTTAGTATGCATTGGAGACTGAGGTAAAACACCATTTGAAGGAGGTAATCCAATCAACCCGCACAGCAATGTCTAACAGGGTCGAACGAACGTTATATATAATAGTAGATAACAAGACAAGATGAGCTAATTGCATAAAAAGTTAACTAATTTCAGTTAACCAACTTTGTTTAACTAAGTTAACAGggtcaattttcaaataaaattttaaaaaaataaatataagttacaaggtaTCTGACTTTCAAGAAAATCAATTTAAGGTAACCTGACCCGTTGGGTCAAGATGACTGTGTTCATGAATTTTGACAATGCTGACTTTCTTATGATGTATTCTCATATACGGAACTTGCAACCGGTTAACTTACAAGATTACTGTGAATACATTATGAAACTTTGGGGTTGTTTTCTGTAGTTAGAAAAACTTGGTTAcctgaaataaaaaaaatttcaaacatTTTTGTAATTTACAATAAATCATGGTACCGTAAATCCAAGCAGTAGAATATCATAATGATAGGCGGATGGGTTCTTGAGATTGAATTCTTTTTGTTGAGCCAACTGTGAAGCAACGCTATGGTCGAAAAAATATAGTCCAGCTATCATCACAGCTGGTACGAACGCAGCCAGGATATACACCAGTGGAACTTTACCCATATCCTGCAAGCCAATTGTAAGAAAATTAGCATACATGACAATTTAAAACGATTTACTTATAAATGGGTCAATTTGAGTTATGTTACAAATATGATGGTATAAGTTTTGCAATGATTTTTAACAAATTTAGCAAAATATTCGGGTCGACCCAAACATGAATCTAGagtttacccattttgacacattaCCCAACACGTACGACCCGGCCATTTTGTCAACCCTAAAACTACAAATAGACGATTGGTTACTAAAACCTCTTGCAACCATGTACCTTGATTATCGTCCAATGATATAGAGATTCATAATCCCATAAGAGTGGGCTAAAAAGTCTTCTAGGAACACCCGTTGGCATATCGCTCGGTACACAAAAAGAGAGTGCGGTCCACACTACAACCATCAACGGAACCCCATAGTCAGCTATGAAACTTCTAAACCACCCTgcatcattaaaaaaaaaaattagttattTCCCTAAAATGATATAGGCGAATAAAATTAAATAAGGTTGTAGTAAACTTCGCATACAAAGTTTATAAATGTCAAATAAGATTTACTCGTTACCTGTTCCATATAACCATGTTCTAGCTTTTCGGCTTGTTAAGGCTGTGTATAAAAGGCCGAATGAAAAAATAATTGCCAGCAGGCCGTTACTGTAAAGCCACTGAAATTGATATTTATCTGAACTCGGGTCCTCAGATTTCGGAATCATGAACTCGCTTACTAGTCCCTAGATAACAACTCACACATAAGTATAATAACTGAATCTTTAATCTGAACGACAAATTATCAGTATAACTTATGTCTACATGTA
This genomic window from Rutidosis leptorrhynchoides isolate AG116_Rl617_1_P2 chromosome 2, CSIRO_AGI_Rlap_v1, whole genome shotgun sequence contains:
- the LOC139894687 gene encoding boron transporter 4-like, which produces MESMKSPFRGILRDIRGRALCYKQDWIAGIMSGIRILAPTTYIFFASALPVIAFGEQLSRDTDGSLSTVETLASTAICGIIHSIVGGQPLMIVGVAEPTIIMYTYLYSFAKGRQDLGQQLFLAWAGWVCTWTSLLLFLMAIFNACDIISKFTRVAGETFGMLISVLFMQQAVKGLVSEFMIPKSEDPSSDKYQFQWLYSNGLLAIIFSFGLLYTALTSRKARTWLYGTGWFRSFIADYGVPLMVVVWTALSFCVPSDMPTGVPRRLFSPLLWDYESLYHWTIIKDMGKVPLVYILAAFVPAVMIAGLYFFDHSVASQLAQQKEFNLKNPSAYHYDILLLGFTTLLCGLIGLPPSNGVLPQSPMHTKSLAVLKRQIIRKKMVEGANESIKENASGFEIYNKMQNVFIEIDNSQNTSVIVSELKELKEAVMRIANRGENTQEKFDPEKHIDAYLPVRVNEQRLSNFLQSLLVAASMCAMPVIKMIPTSVLWGYFGYMAIDSLPGNQFWERILLLFIPPGQSYKVLENDHSSFVKYVPYKTIVLFTVFQIVYFLVCFGVTWIPIAGILFPVPFFLLVILRQYILPKVFPPHHLSELDAAEYEDSGGLSEPLLEYC